From the Macaca thibetana thibetana isolate TM-01 chromosome 12, ASM2454274v1, whole genome shotgun sequence genome, one window contains:
- the XIRP2 gene encoding xin actin-binding repeat-containing protein 2 isoform X1: MFPMQKGSLNLLRQKWESCDYQRSECYPRDSRCTILQPQESKLLEPEEEVVSAPEPLDPTSLPCSGELTLSSKPEGKDSVDKSNTTREYGRPEVLKEDSLSSRRRIERFSIALDELRSVFEAPKSGNKPAEHGGKEVEIERSLCSPAFKSHPGSQLEDSVKDSDEKGEETSCDKMSPESGHSHIFEAIAGPNKPESGFAEDSAALGEVVSDLHEVVSLKERMARYQAAVSRGDCRSFSANMMEESEMCTVPGGLAKVKKQFEDEITSSRNTFAQYQYQHQNRSEQEAIHSSQVGTSKSSQELARNEQEGSKVQKIDVHGTEMVSHLEKHTKEINQASQFHQYVQETVIDTPEDEEIPKVSTKLLKEQFEKSAQEKILYSDKEMTTPAKQIKIESECEETLKPSSVVSTSSTSCISTSQRKETSTTRYSDHSVTSSTLAQINATSSGMTEEFPPPPPDVLQTSVDATAFSQSPELPSPPRRLPVPKDVYSKQRNLYELNRLYKHIHPELRKNLEKDYISEVSEIVSSQMNSGSSVSADVQQARYVFENTNDTSQKDLNSEREYLEWDEILKGEVQSIRWIFENQPLDSINNGSPDEGDISRGVADQEIIAGGDVKYTTWMFETQPIDTLGAHSSDTVENAEKIPELARGDVCTARWMFETRPLDSMNKMHQSQEESAVTISKDITGGNVKTVRYMFETQHLDQLGQLHSVDEVHLLQLRSELKEIKGNVKRSIKCFETQPLYVIRDGSGQMLEIKTVHREDVEKGDVRTARWMFETQPLDTINKDITEIKIVRGISMEENVKGGVSKAKWLFETQPLEKIKESEEVIIEKETIIGTDVSRKCWMFETQPLDILKEVPDADPLQHEEIIGGDVQTTKHLFETLPIEALKDSPDIGKLQKITASEEEKGDVRHQKWIFETQPLEDIRKDKKEYTRTVKLEEVDRGDVKNYTHIFESNNLIKFDASHKIEVEGVTRGAVELNKSLFETTPLYAIQDPLGKYHQVKTVQQEEIIRGDVRSCRWLFETRPIDQFDESIHKFQIIRGISAQEIQTGNVKSAKWLFETQPLDSIKYFSDVEETESKTEQARDIIKGDVKTCKWLFETQPMESLYEKVSLMTSSEEIHKGDVKTCTWLFETQPLDAIKDDSETKVKLQTVKQEEIQGGDVRTTCFLFETENLDSIQGEEVKEIKPVEMDIQAGDVSSMRYKFENQSLDSISSSSEEVLKKIKTLKTEDIQKGNVLNCRWLFENQPIDKIKESQEGDECVKTVTDIQGGDVRKGCFIFETFSLDEIKEESDYISTKKTITEEVMQGDVKSYRMLFETQPLYAIQDREGSYHEVTTVKKEEVIHGDVRGTRWLFETKPLDSINKSETVYVIKAVTQEDIQKGDVSSVRYRFETQPLDQISEESHNIVPTVDHIQGGNVKTSKQFFESENFDKNNYIRTVSVNEIQKGNVKTSTWLFETHTIDELRGEGLEYENIKTVTQEDVQKGDVKQAVWLFENQTFDSIMEAHKGVTKVTKEEIPPSDVKTTTWLFETTPLHEFNENRIEKIEIIGKSIKKTLEDLYSQKVIQAPGIIIEADEVGDVRMAKYKLMNQASPEIQKEEIIRADLRNIMVNLLSKRDYTKREILVSEEEKGNVNLTKTQLLNKSTEFHAEKEEIVKGDVQHAIKNLFSEERSVKKGILIQEDERGDINMTIYCLLHENDGDTIEREEVIGGDVRRTIHNLLSSTSNNKISERAKIDASERGNVQFFTTCIEAGALDYLKQLHTESNETLTAKKQEGEKEIIGGDVEGTKLLLKKRQSLVERTVSETDIIPGDVHNTVKVFMTEPQSTLGKIPKEEIIKGDLASTLNSLSQAVNQKTVTKTEEIIKGDMLATLKSLKESTRRWKESKQPDAIPGDIEKAIECLEKATNTRTEILKKELLKDDLETSLRSLKEAQRSFKEVDKEGVIKKDAHVVMAGSSGEQKTDIHQVAVQRNKNSLLQPKSGPFKPAAEWQGGADTLSQTMGKSCHGNLVEERTEVNLPKAPKGSVKIVIDREQNNDALEKSLRRLSNSHHKSIKNVLESGDKMGVWTDITGEQHLRDEYMSRQLTSTVSVKNNLKTKESDREVRELKKDDDFNSVQSADKTVGKQQTYERRNDHQKTEAFHIKSPKKTENIKILTDTQNSKPSPTQHPVSMPVGGTYKISGDFQKQTLLKQETKYSNKNIKQKNINFQPMWQPLPVEQDTTSVTEVKVSEKNHNTFKTTNKKQETDVHLKSQDFLMKTNTSTDLKTAMERSLNPINFNPENNVKESECPLPPPSPPPPPPSNASSEIEFPLPPPPPLMMFPEKNGFLPSLSTEKIKAEFESFPGLPLPPPSVDEKSERESPSMFLPPPPPPTPSQNPAYLLSSSAPEKHSGAFMQQYSQKEASNSQNSQAKIITGKSGVLPPPTLPKPKLPKHIKDNKNHFSPKVELTNSLSDMECKITTSKDQKKVMMMTSSEHIETKQNVISKSLDERKQLFVDSANCLSHTVPGTSAPKKKQIAPLIKSHSFPESSGQQSPKPYMRKFKTPLMIAEEKYRQQKEELEKQKQESSYYNIVKTESQNQHISEVEKEMPLRKTNEEVSVSGIDSERTVVQPNPGSQSNARVLGVCSDNQLSTTSPVTVTAKRLHHVLAASEDKDKMKKEVLQSARDIMQSKSACEIKQSHQECSTQQTQQNQYLEQLHLPQSKPISPNFKVKTIKLPTLDHTLNETDHSYESHKQQSEVDVQTFAKQQYLETKKTEASTECSHKQSLAERHYQLPKKEKRVTIKLPTESIQKNHEDKLQIVPGKQEEFAGSDRGKLPGSEEKNKGPSMISRKEERLITERKQEVLKNKSAPKVVKQKVIDAHLDSQTQNFQQTQIQTSESKAEHKKWPQPYNSLQEEKCLQVKGIQQKQVFSNTKDSKQEITQNKSFFSAVKESQQDDGKCAVNIVEFLRKREELQQILSRVKQFEAEPNKSGLKTFQTLLNTIPGWLISEEKREYAVHIAMENNLEKVKEEITHIKTQAEDMLVSYENIIQTAMMSSKTGKSGNKPTSLDETSSKVSNVHVSNNKNSEQKENKIAKEKTGQHQVAAHREAAVHSHVKTHQEIKLDESNIPPPSLKTRPPSPTFITIESTVRRTETPTKDELSQSPKKDSYVEPPPRRPMSQTSEIHRANTSPSPPRSRSEQLVRLKDTTAKLSKGAIPCPAVTPVPVVEKRSEIIMSPATLRRQIKIETRGRDSPPTITIPVNIHHTPSGSSRESTEAQEKIRKVEKRATYVHNAGLNSTDPIVPDTESYDAVEIIRKVEVPPRLSEHTQRYEAANRTVQMAENFVNDRENEINRWFREFEHGPVSEAKSNRRVYANGETNHNIQQESHTFCQEEFGLTSLGNTSFTNFSCTHPRELQEKIPVKQPRICSETRSLSEHFSGMDAFESQIVESKMKTSSSHSSEAGKSGCDFKHAPPTYEDVIAGHILDISDSPKEVRKNFQKTWQESGRVFKSLGYATSDSSATEMRTAFQEESAFISETAAPRQGNMYTLSKDSLSNGVPSGRQAEFS; the protein is encoded by the exons GAGGCAATTCATAGCAGCCAGGTTGGCACTTCAAAAAGCAGCCAGGAATTGGCAAGAAATGAACAAGAAGGGTCCAAAGTACAGAAAATTGATGTTCATGGAACAGAAATG GTCTCTCATCTTGAAAAGCACACCAAGGAAATAAACCAAGCATCTCAGTTTCATCAATATGTTCAGGAAACAG TCATTGATACACCTGAGGATGAAGAAATTCCAAAGGTTTCGACTAAGTTGTTAAAAGAGCAGTTTGAAAAGTCTGCCCAGGAAAAGATCCTTTACTCTGACAAAGAGATGACAACCCCAGCAAAGCAGATTAAG ATTGAAAGTGAATGTGAAGAGACTTTAAAGCCATCATCAGTTGTGAGTACCTCTTCCACTTCTTGCATTTCAACCAGCCAGAGGAAGGAAACATCAACCACAAGATATAGTGATCACAGTGTCACTTCCTCAACTCTGGCACAAATTAATGCTACTTCTTCAGGAATGACGGAAGAatttcctcctcccccacctgATGTACTTCAAACTTCAGTAGATGCGACAGCATTTTCCCAGTCCCCTGAACTACCCAGTCCTCCTAGAAGACTACCAGTCCCCAAAGATGTATATTCCAAGCAAAGAAATTTGTATGAATTAAACCGTTTATATAAACACATCCATCCTGAGTTaagaaaaaacttagaaaaagaTTATATCAGTGAGGTTTCTGAGATTGTTTCTAGTCAAATGAACTCAGGGAGTTCAGTCTCAGCAGATGTGCAACAAGCCCGTTATGtttttgaaaacacaaatgaCACTTCTCAAAAAGATCTGAACTCAGAAAGAGAATACTTGGAATGGGATGAAATTCTGAAGGGAGAGGTGCAGTCCATTAGATGGATCTTCGAGAATCAACCATTGGATTCCATTAACAATGGCTCTCCTGATGAAGGTGACATTTCCAGGGGTGTTGCTGATCAAGAAATCATTGCTGGTGGCGATGTGAAATATACTACATGGATGTTTGAAACCCAACCCATTGACACACTTGGGGCTCATTCTTCTGACACTgtagaaaatgcagagaaaattcCTGAGCTAGCCAGAGGAGATGTCTGCACAGCTCGGTGGATGTTTGAAACAAGGCCATTGGACTCAATGAATAAAATGCATCAAAGTCAAGAAGAATCAGCGGTAACTATCAGTAAGGACATAACTGGGGGGAATGTCAAGACTGTGAGATACATGTTTGAAACTCAACATCTAGATCAACTTGGACAGCTTCATTCAGTGGATGAGGTTCACTTACTGCAGCTTAGGTCTGAGCTCAAAGAAATTAAGGGAAATGTTAAGAGaagtataaaatgttttgaaactcaACCATTATATGTTATTAGAGATGGTTCGGGTCAAATGCTGGAAATTAAAACTGTTCACAGGGAAGATGTTGAAAAGGGAGATGTAAGAACAGCACGGTGGATGTTTGAAACACAGCCGTTGGACacaattaacaaagatattacagaaattaaaattgtCCGAGGAATATCTATGGAAGAAAATGTCAAAGGTGGGGTGAGTAAGGCAAAGTGGTTATTTGAAACCCAACCTTTGGAGAAAATCAAAGAGTCAGAAGAGGTCATCattgaaaaggaaacaataataGGTACAGATGTCTCCAGAAAGTGTTGGATGTTTGAAACACAGCCATTAGACATTCTAAAAGAAGTTCCTGATGCAGATCCTCTACAACATGAGGAGATAATAGGGGGTGATGTACAAACTACTAAGCATCTATTTGAAACACTTCCAATTGAGGCATTAAAAGACAGTCCTGATATAGGAAAGCTTCAAAAAATCACTGcctctgaagaagaaaaaggggATGTTAGGCATCAAAAATGGATATTTGAAACCCAACCTCTGGAAGAcattagaaaagataaaaaagagtaCACACGAACAGTGAAACTTGAAGAAGTTGACAGAGGAGATGTGAAGAactacacacatatatttgaatcaaacaatttaattaaatttgatGCATCACATAAAATAGAGGTGGAAGGAGTCACAAGAGGTGCTGTAGAGTTAAATAAATCTCTCTTCGAGACAACACCACTGTATGCCATTCAAGATCCCCTTGGAAAATACCATCAAGTAAAGACAGTCcagcaagaagaaatcataagAGGTGATGTAAGGAGCTGTAGGTGGCTTTTTGAAACAAGGCCCATTGACCAGTTTGATGAAAGCATtcataaatttcaaataattagaGGAATATCTGCTCAAGAAATACAGACTGGAAATGTGAAATCTGCCAAATGGTTGTTTGAAACCCAACCTCTtgattcaattaaatattttagtgatgtggaagaaacagaaagtaaaactgAACAAGCTAGAGATATTATTAAAGGGGATGTCAAAACCTGTAAATGGCTTTTTGAGACCCAGCCAATGGAGTCTCTTTATGAAAAAGTTTCATTAATGACCAGCAGTGAAGAAATTCATAAGGGAGATGTCAAAACCTGTACTTGGCTCTTTGAAACTCAGCCACTTGATGCCATAAAAGATGACTCTGAAACAAAAGTCAAATTGCAAACTGTAAAACAGGAGGAGATCCAAGGTGGGGATGTTCGtacaacatgttttctttttgagacagaaaatttGGACAGCATACAAGGAGAAGAAGTGAAGGAAATCAAGCCTGTTGAAATGGATATACAAGCTGGAGATGTTTCTAGCATGAggtataaatttgaaaatcagtcCTTAGATTCCATAAGTTCCAGTTCAGAGGAAGTTTTGAAAAAGAtcaaaaccttaaaaactgaagATATTCAGAAAGGCAATGTTTTAAATTGTAGGTGGCTTTTTGAAAACCAACCAATTGATAAGATAAAAGAAAGCCAAGAAGGTGATGAATGTGTTAAGACGGTGACAGACATACAAGGTGGCGATGTAAGAAAGGGGtgctttatttttgagactttttCTTTGGATGAGATTAAAGAAGAATCTGACTATATCAGCACCAAGAAAACAATTACTGAAGAAGTAATGCAGGGTGATGTAAAAAGCTACAGAATGCTCTTTGAAACCCAGCCACTCTATGCAATTCAAGACCGAGAAGGGTCCTATCACGAAGTAACCacagttaaaaaagaagaagtaattcATGGAGATGTACGAGGAACAAGGTGGCTTTTTGAAACAAAGCCATTAGACTCTATTAATAAATCAGAAACTGTGTATGTTATTAAAGCTGTCACACAAGAAGACATTCAGAAGGGAGATGTTAGTTCTGTTAGATACAGGTTTGAAACTCAGCCACTGGATCAGATTTCTGAAGAATCACATAATATTGTGCCCACTGTTGACCATATACAAGGTGGCAATGTAAAGACAAGTAAACAATTCTTTGAGTCTGAAAATTTTGATAAGAATAACTATATACGAACAGTAAGTGTCAATGAAATACAAAAGGGCAATGTCAAAACATCTACTTGGCTGTTTGAAACCCACACTATAGATGAACTGAGAGGAGAAGGGTtagaatatgaaaatatcaaGACAGTCACCCAGGAAGATGTGCAGAAAGGTGATGTTAAGCAGGCTGTGTGGCTTTTTGAAAATCAAACTTTTGATTCTATTATGGAAGCACATAAAGGTGTCACAAAAGTGACCAAGGAAGAAATCCCTCCTTCTGATGTCAAAACAACTACGTGGCTCTTTGAAACAACACCACTTCatgaatttaatgaaaatagaatagaaaagatagaaattattggcaagagcattaaaaaaactttagaaGATCTCTACTCTCAAAAAGTTATCCAGGCTCCTGGAATCATCATTGAAGCTGATGAAGTTGGGGATGTTCGAATGGCAAAATACAAGCTAATGAACCAAGCATCTCCTGagatacagaaagaagaaattatcaGGGCTGATCTCAGAAATATAATGGTGAACCTACTTTCCAAAAGGGACTATACTAAGAGAGAGATTTTGGTTAgtgaagaagagaagggaaatgtTAATTTGACTAAAACTCAATTATTAAACAAATCAACTGAATTTCATGCTGAAAAAGAAGAGATAGTGAAAGGTGATGTACAACATGCAATAAAAAACCTGTTCTCTGAGGAAAGATCTGTAAAGAAAGGCATCTTAATTCAGGAAGATGAAAGAGGAGATATTAACATGACTATCTATTGTCTTCTTCATGAAAATGATGGTGACACAATTGAGCGTGAAGAAGTAATAGGGGGTGATGTCAGGCGTACCATTCATAATTTATTATCTTCCAcatcaaacaataaaatatctgaaagggCTAAAATTGATGCCTCTGAGAGGGGAAATGTTCAGTTTTTCACAACCTGCATAGAAGCTGGAGCTTTGGATTATCTCAAACAACTCCATACAGAGTCAAATGAAACATTGACAGCTAAGaaacaagaaggagagaaagaaatcattGGTGGTGATGTTGAAGGCACAAAACTGTTACTGAAGAAAAGGCAGTCTCTGGTTGAACGTACTGTTAGTGAAACTGACATCATCCCTGGAGATGTGCATAATACAGTTAAGGTTTTTATGACTGAGCCTCAGAGTACACTTGGTAAGATACCCAAAGAAGAGATTATAAAAGGTGATTTGGCATCAACCCTAAATTCCCTCAGCCAGGCTGTAAATCAGAAAACAGtgacaaaaacagaagaaattataaaaggtGACATGCTAGCCACACTCAAGTCACTTAAAGAATCAACCCGTCGATGGAAAGAATCTAAACAGCCTGATGCCATCCCTGGTGATATTGAGAAAGCTATTGAATGCCTTGAAAAAGCTACAAATACAAGGACAGAAATTCTGAAAAAGGAGCTTCTGAAAGATGACCTGGAAACATCATTAAGGTCTTTGAAAGAAGCACAAAGAAGTTTCAAAGAGGTAGATAAAGAAGGTGTAATCAAAAAAGATGCTCACGTTGTGATGGCAGGATCCTCAGGAGAGCAGAAAACAGATATTCATCAGGTTGCTGTCCAGAGGAACAAAAATAGTCTTCTTCAGCCAAAGTCAGGACCCTTTAAGCCAGCAGCCGAGTGGCAAGGGGGAGCAGATACTCTCAGTCAAACTATGGGAAAATCTTGTCATGGCAAtttagtagaagaaagaactgagGTTAATCTTCCAAAAGCCCCCAAAGGCAGTGTAAAGATTGTCATAGATCGTGAACAAAACAATGATGCTCTGGAGAAAAGCCTTAGAAGACTATCTAATTCACATCataaatctattaaaaatgttttggaatcaGGAGACAAAATGGGTGTCTGGACTGATATCACAGGAGAACAGCATCTTAGAGATGAATATATGAGCAGACAATTAACTTCAACTGTATCAGTTAAGAATAATCTAAAAACTAAAGAATCAGACAGGGAAGTGAGAGAGCTGAAGAAGGATGATGACTTTAATTCCGTCCAATCTGCTGATAAAACCGTTGGAAAGCAACAGACATATGAACGGAGAAATGACCACCAGAAAACGGAGGCTTTTCATATAAAGAGTCCTAAAAAGAccgaaaatattaaaatattaactgaTACACAAAACTCCAAGCCCAGTCCCACCCAGCATCCAGTCAGCATGCCAGTTGGAGGAACTTACAAGATTTCAGGGGACTTTCAGAAGCAAACTTTGttaaagcaagaaacaaaatattctaataagaatataaaacaaaagaatataaactTTCAACCAATGTGGCAGCCTTTGCCTGTAGAGCAAGACACAACCAGTGTAACAGAAGTGAAAgtctctgaaaaaaatcacaatacatTTAAGACAACCAACAAAAAGCAGGAGACTGATGTTCACTTGAAAAGCCAGGACTTTCTAATGAAGACAAATACTTCCACAGACTTAAAAACGGCAATGGAAAGGTCCTTGAATCCAATCAACTTTAACCCTGAGAATAATGTAAAAGAAAGTGAGTGCCCCCTTCCAcctccatctccacctcctccaccacctTCTAATGCATCATCTGAAATTgaatttcctcttcctcctccacctcctttaATGATGTTTCCTGAAAAAAATGGGTTTCTTCCTTCACTGTCCACAGAGAAGATAAAGGCTGAATTTGAAAGCTTTCCAggcctccctcttcctccaccttcagTAGATGAGAAATCTGAAAGAGAAAGTCCATCGATGTTtctgccgcctcctcctcctccaactccatctcaaaacccaGCAtatctcctttcctcctctgctCCAGAAAAGCACAGTGGAGCCTTCATGCAACAATATTCCCAAAAAGAAGCCTCAAACTCTCAGAATTCTCAGGCTAAAATCATAACAGGAAAATCAGGTGTGTTGCCACCTCCCACATTGCCCAAACCCAAACTTCCCAAGCATATAAAAGATAATAAGAACCATTTCTCCCCCAAAGTTGAATTGACAAACTCCCTGTCAGATATGGAATGTAAAATTACTACCTCAAAGGAtcaaaaaaaagtaatgatgATGACCAGCAGTGAACACATAGAGACAAAGCAGAACGTTATTAGTAAGAGTCttgatgaaagaaaacaattatttgttgaCTCTGCaaactgtctctcacacacagTTCCAGGAACTTCAGCACCCAAGAAAAAACAGATTGCACCTCTTATAAAATCTCATTCATTTCCAGAGAGTTCAGGACAACAAAGTCCAAAACCTTATATGAGAAAATTTAAGACACCTTTAATGATTGCTGAAGAAAAATATAGACAACAAAAAGAAGAacttgaaaaacagaaacaggagaGTTCTTACTACAACATTGTTAAAACTGAAAGCCAAAATCAACACATATCAGAGGTGGAAAAGGAAATGCCATTACGAAAAACCAATGAGGAGGTTTCCGTATCTGGAATCGATTCAGAGCGCACCGTGGTTCAACCCAACCCAGGCTCTCAAAGTAATGCTCGGGTACTAGGAGTGTGTTCTGATAACCAGCTCTCCACAACATCGCCAGTGACAGTCACTGCCAAGAGGCTCCACCATGTTTTAGCAGCCTCAGAAGACAAAGATAAGATGAAAAAGGAAGTTTTACAAAGCGCAAGGGACATTATGCAATCCAAATCAGCTTGTGAAATTAAACAAAGTCACCAAGAATGTAGTACCCAACAAACACAACAGAATCAGTATTTGGAGCAGTTGCACTTGCCCCAAAGCAAACCAATTTCCCCAAATTTCAAAGTTAAAACCATCAAGCTTCCAACTCTAGATCATACATTAAATGAAACAGACCACAGCTATGAAAGTCATAAACAGCAATCTGAGGTTGATGTTCAAACCTTTGCCAAACAACAATATCTGGAAACCAAGAAAACTGAAGCAAGCACTGAATGTAGTCATAAGCAATCTCTGGCTGAAAGACATTACCAGCTAcctaagaaggagaaaagagtgaCAATAAAATTGCCTACAGAATCCATACAGAAGAACCATGAAGATAAGCTCCAGATAGTTCCTGGGAAGCAAGAAGAATTTGCGGGATCTGACAGAGGGAAACTTCCaggaagtgaagaaaaaaataagggacCATCAATGATTAGTCGAAAAGAAGAGAGATtaataactgaaagaaaacaagaagtttTGAAGAATAAATCAGCACCAAAGGTCGTTAAGCAAAAGGTTATTGATGCACATCTTGATTCACAGACTCAAAATTTTCAGCAAACACAAATACAGACCTCTGAAAGTAAAGCTGAACATAAAAAATGGCCCCAGCCATATAATAGTCTGCAGGAAGAAAAATGTCTCCAAGTCAAGGGCATACAACAGAAACAAGTCTTCTCTAATACTAAAGATTCAAAGCAAGAGATTACACAGAACAAATCTTTCTTTTCCGCTGTGAAAGAATCCCAGCAGGATGATGGAAAATGTGCCGTAAATATAGTGGAATTCTTGAGAAAACGTGAAGAACTACAACAGATTTTGTCTAGAGTAAAACAGTTTGAAGCAGAGCCAAATAAAAGTGGCCTTAAAACATTTCAGACACTGTTAAATACTATCCCAGGATGGCTGAtaagtgaagaaaagagagaatatgcAGTTCACATTGCCATGgagaataatttagaaaaagtaaaagaagaaataacacatATTAAAACTCAAGCGGAAGATATGCTTGTGTCCTATGAAAATATAATTCAGACAGCCATGATGTCCTCCAAAACAGGAAAATCGGGCAATAAACCCACTAGTCTTGATGAAACATCATCCAAAGTATCTAATGTTCATGtcagcaataataaaaatagtgaacagaaagaaaataaaattgccaaAGAGAAAACAGGACAGCACCAAGTAGCAGCTCATCGTGAAGCAGCTGTTCACAGTCACGTGAAAACCCATCAGGAAATTAAACTCGATGAGAGCAacattcctcctccctctttaAAAACACGCCCACCGTCACCAACTTTTATCACAATAGAGTCTACTGTCCGACGAACGGAAACGCCTACTAAGGACGAGCTTTCTCAGTCCCCCAAAAAGGACAGTTATGTTGAACCCCCGCCAAGAAGACCCATGTCGCAAACATCTGAAATTCACAGAGCAAACACTTCCCCTTCTCCACCTAGGAGTCGCTCTGAACAACTCGTCAGACTCAAAGACACCACTGCAAAGTTATCCAAAGGGGCCATCCCATGTCCAGCGGTCACCCCGGTTCCagttgtagagaagaggtctgaAATCATCATGTCTCCTGCAACACTTCGTCGTCAAATTAAGATAGAAACTCGTGGTAGGGACTCTCCACCTACAATCACAATACCAGTAAATATACATCATACTCCTAGTGGTTCCTCCAGAGAATCTACGGAAGCTCAAGAGAAAATCAGGAAAGTGGAGAAAAGGGCTACTTACGTTCACAATGCTGGACTCAATTCCACTGATCCCATAGTGCCCGACACTGAAAGCTATGATGCAGTTGAAATCATCCGCAAGGTTGAAGTGCCTCCTCGCCTCTCAGAGCACACACAGAGATATGAAGCAGCCAACCGCACTGTTCAAATGGCTGAAAATTTCGTGAATGACcgtgaaaatgaaataaacagatgGTTCAGGGAATTTGAGCATGGCCCAGTTTCTGAAGCAAAGTCAAACAGAAGAGTTTATGCAAATGGAGAAACAAACCATAATATACAACAAGAAAGTCATACGTTTTGTCAGGAGGAATTTGGATTAACGTCTTTAGGAAACACGAGTTTTACAAATTTTTCTTGCACACATCCTAGAGAGCTGCAAGAAAAGATTCCTGTTAAACAGCCCAGGATCTGCTCTGAAACAAGGTCCCTAAGTGAACATTTCTCAGGCATGGATGCATTTGAGAGTCAAATTGTTGAGTCAAAAATGAAAACCTCTTCATCACATAGCTCAGAAGCTGGCAAATCTGGCTGTGACTTCAAGCATGCCCCACCAACCTACGAGGATGTCATTGCTGGACATATTTTAGATATCTCTGATTCACCcaaagaagtcagaaaaaattttcaaaagacgTGGCAGGAGAGtggaagagtttttaaaagcctGGGATATGCAACTTCAGATTCTTCTGCAACTGAGATGAGAACTGCCTTCCAAGAGGAATCTGCATTTATAAGTG aaactgCTGCTCCAAGACAAGGAAATATGTATACTTTGTCAAAAGACAGTTTATCCAATGGAGTGCCTAGTGGCAGACAAGCAGAATTTTCATAA